CATGCGCCAGCATACAGCCTTTGGGCTGACCTGTAGAGCCTGAGGTATAGATAATATAGGCAAGGTCGGTTTCTTTTAACTCAACTATTGGGGCTGCATGTGATTCCAGACTCTCTAATTGGGCGTCTACTGCAAAAACAGCTCCGGTGTAGTTCCCCAGATCAAACATATAGTCGGTTTGGGTTAACAAGATTCGTATTGCTGTATCACTTATGATATACTCCTTGCGCTCCTGTGGATACGAGGGGTCAATCGGTACATAGGCGGCGCCTGATTTTAAGATCCCAAGTATCGAGACAATCATTTTCTCGGAGCGGTCCTGCATAATACCTACAAGGTCTCCTTTTTGGATCGCGTAGGTGTTTTGCAGATAATAAGCCAGATTATCCGATTGGCTGTCCAGCTCTTTATAACTAAGGGCTGTCCCCCCATAGTATAAGGCTCTGGCATCAGGATTTTGGGTTACCTGTTCTTTAAACAAGTCCAGTACATTTATATAACTGTTCTCACTATTACCGTTATTGTAATTAAATTCTACTGCGTTAAATTCTTCTGTTTGTTTTTCTTGTTCGGCTTTGCTTAAATAGTCTAATGTATTAAGGGCGCTATCGGGAGAGGCAACAGCGGCTTGCATCAGCTGCTCGAAATGACTGAACATGGCCTCTGCGGTAGCCTCTGTGTAGATATCGCTGTTGTATTCTAATAATAAACTCAAGCCATGGTCTGATTCCAGGAACATAAAGGTCAGATCAAATTTGCTCATACGTGGGGTATCTCCCTGATATCCGCTTACACTAAGACCTTCCAGTTCGGGGCTCTTGGGTTTATTAACCGAGCGGTTATCATGATAATCGATCAGTACATCAAAAAGTACATTACGGCTTAAATCTCGTTTTAAGCTTAGTTCATCTATCAGCTGATCAAAAGGAAATACCTGATGCGCATAGGCATCTAAAGTGGTTTTACGTGCCTCTTGTAAAAGTGTTTTAAAACTATCCTCACCTTTGAACTCAAGACGAAGGGCAAGGGTATTTAAATAAAAGCCTATCTGACCGTCCAGAGCGCTGTGTTCTCTCCCGGCAATAGGACTGCCGATGATGATGTCATTCTGACCGCTGTAATGGTATAATAAACCGGTAACACCTGTAAGAAGTCCCATAAAAAGGGTGCCTCCCTGCTCCTGGCTTAGGTTTTGTATTCCTGTATGTACCTGCGGGCTTAATGGACGAAGGATGCTGCTCCCGTTATAGGTCTTGATCTGTGGACGAGCCTTATCTGTGGCGATATCCAATACCGGAAGACTGCCTCCTAACTGGTTTAACCAATAATCACGATGTGATTCTAATGCGGCTCCTTTTAGCTGCTCTTGCTGCCAGGCGGCATAGTCTTTATATTGGATGGCAAGTTCTTCTAGTGTGACTGCTTCCCCTTTTATTTCTGCATTGTAAAACTCCAGTAATTCTTTGATCATAATACCCATCGACCAGCCATCGCTGATGATATGGTGCATCACGGTGCTAAAGGCCCATTTATTGGCGCTGAGCTGATACAAATTAGCACGAAGTAAAGGAAGTTCAGATAAATCAAAGGCTGTGAGGATTTCCTGATGAATCAGCATTGACAGCTCTGATTCCTGGTCTTTGCTGTGCTGAAGATCATAACTCGCTATCTCAAAAGCAAATTCATTCACCGGTACAATCACCTGAAACACTTCTCCGTTTTCATACTCTTTGAAATACGTGCGAAGGATCTCATGGCGCTGTATTAATCCCTTAAAGGCTGTATTTAAAGCTTGTATCTCTAAATTGCCTTCGAAAATATAAATCCCGGGCATGTTGTAAGCAACACTGCCATCGGTAAACTGACTCAGCATCCACAAACGACGCTGGGACGAAGAGAGCTCATAGGCTTCTTGCTGGGCTACCGGGACAATGTCCTCAAAAGCGGTTTTGAGTGATTTGTCAATCAGGGCTGCCTGCGCTTCTAAAACCGGATAGGTAAAAATATCTTTTAATTCTACTTTTACGCCTAATTCTTTATGCAGCTGACTCGCTAAACGCGTCGCGGTTAAACTATGACCGCCCAGTTCAAAAAAATCATCATGTATCCCAATTTGTTCTCTGTTTAAAATCTCTTGCCAAATCATGGCTAACTGCTGCTCACTTTGGGTTCTTGGAGCTACATAGGCATGGCTTTTTAAGGTCCCAAGTCCATCTAAAGACGGTAATTGGGCTTTATCAAGTTTACCGTTAGTGGTGAGCGGCAGGCTTTCTAATTGCATATAATGTGCCGGTACCTGATATGAAGGTAAATGTTGTGATAAATAGGCTCGGATATCCGATACATCGAGTGTTGCATCCTGGTCTTTGCTTACTAAGTAGGCTATGAGTTCTTTATCGCCCTCACTATTGCTCTGCGCCACTACGGCGCTGGTGGCAATAGAAGGGTGACCTTGTAGAACGCTCTCGATCTCTCCGGGCTCTATTCTATAGCCTCGGATTTTAACCTGATCGTCTTTTCTGCCCAGATACTCCAGCTTGCCGTCGGCTTGCCAGCGCCCAATATCGCCACTGCGGTACATGCGCTCGCCTCTTAGAAAAGGGTTCTCTGTAAATTTCTCTGCGCTCAGTGTTTCCTGGTTCAGGTAACCCAAACCAACTCCCATACCGGCAATACAGATCTCTCCGGCTACGCCTATTGGCAGAAGCTCCTGCGATGGACCCAATATATAGATCTTTGTCCCTGAGATGGGTTTTCCAATCAGTACTGCTTTGTCTTGTTCGAGTTCCTCTACCATACAGCCAACAGTGGTCTCCGTTGGACCGTATTCATTATAAATACGAATATCAGGATTGATCTTTTTAAGGATCTGAACATGGGCTGTGCTTACCGCTTCTCCTCCTACTATGGCGCGGGTCATGGTTGTGGACTCGATATTTAACTGTTCCAGAAGTTTAATGTGCGACGGGGTTAGTTTGATACTGTCTATACCACTTCTAGCGCTAAAGCTGTCTTTTAAGATATCAGAAAGCTCCCCATACTGCCCGTAGATGGTCAGCTCTTTTCCTCTGGTTAGGGCGCTGAAGATACTGGTGATTGTTAAATCAAAAGATAACGAGGTATAGAGTCCAAAGTTTCCTGTCTCTGGTGTAAAGTAATGATGGTTCGCCCACTGGATGTAGTGCGAGAGGTTACTATGCGCCAGCATACAGCCTTTGGGCTGACCTGTAGAGCCTGAGGTATAGATGATATAGGCAAGGTCGCTTGGTGTTATCTTTGTTGACACTGTCTGTGATTCCAGACTCTCTAACTGGGCATCTACTGCAAAAACAGCTCCGGTGTAGTTCCCCAGATCAAACATATAGTCGGTTTGGGTCAGCAGTACTTTTATGGCAGTGTCCCTGATGATATACTCCTTACGCTCCTGTGGATACGATGGATCAATCGGCACATAGGCGGCGCCTGATTTTAAGATCCCAAGTATCGATACAATCATTTTCTCGGAGCGGTCCTGCATAATACCCACAAGGTCTCCTTTTTGGATCGCGCAGGTGTTTTGCAGATAATAAGCCAGATTATCCGATTGGCTATCCAGCTCTTTATAACTAAGAGTTACTCCTTGATAATACAAGGCTCTGGCATCAGGATGCTGCTGTACCTGTTCTTGGAACAAGTCCAGTACGTTTACAGTAGTGTCTTTGTTGTAATTAAATTCTACTGTGTTAAACTCTTCCGTCAGTTTTTCTTGTTCGTCTTTGCTTAAATAGTCTAATGTATTAAGGGCACTATCAGGGGAAGCAACAGCGGCTTGCATAAGCGCTTCGAAATGACTGAACATGGCCTCTGCTGTAGCCTCTGTGTAGATATCGCTGTTGTATTCTAATAATAAACTCAAGCCATGGTCTGATTCTGTGAATATAAAAGTTAAATCGAACTTACTCATCTTAGGAACTGCTCCCTCGTAACCCTCATAAACACTCATCTTCAAATCATCTAATGATTTATCCTGCAGATCAGAGGAACGATTATCATGGTAATCAATAAATACATCAAATAACACGCTACGGCTTAAGTCACGTTTTAAGTTCAGCTCTTCAATAAGTTGATCAAACGGAAATACCTGATGTGCATAGGCTTCCAGAGTAGTTTTACGTACTTCATTCAAAAGGGTTTTAAAACTATTATCCCCTTTAAAACGTGTACGCAAAGCAAGCGTATTTAAATAAAAACCAATTTGTCCATCCAGGGCACTATTCTCACGTCCGGCAATCGGGCTTCCGATGATGATATCTTCCTGATGACTATAATGATATAATAAGCCAACTACTCCACTCAATAATCCCATAAACAAACTACCACTCTGCTCCTGGCTAAGTGTTTGAATACCTTTATAAATATCTTCATTTATAAAACGTACAATATTACCTCCATTATAAGTTTTCACTATTGGACGTATTTTATCGGTGGCAATATCCAATACCGGAAGTTCGTCATTGAATTGATTTAACCAATAATCGCGATGATCTGATAAAGTAGAACCGCTTAACTGTACTTGCTGCCAAGCTGCATAATCTTTATACTGAATAGTTAAAACAGGAAGTTCAATGTTCTGTCCTTTTAACTGTGCATTGTAAAATTGTAATAACTCATTTATAAATATCTTCATCGACCAACCATCTCCGATGATATGGTGCATCACAAAACTAAAAGCCCATTTGTTAGCACTAAGCTGATACAAATTAGCACGTAGCAATGGAAGTTTGGATAAATCAAATGGACGTGACAACTCTGCTTCAATAAGATTTGCTAGTTGTGATTCCTGATTTTCTTCATTTTGTAAATTATGACTATCAATGACAAATTCAAACTGATCCCCAGGAACAATAAATTGCATCGTTTCTCCTTCTTCATTTTCATTAAAAAAAGTACGAAGAATTTCATGACGTTCTATTAATTGATTAAAAGCTGAATTTAAAGCGGTTATATCTAAATTACCTTCAAACATATAAACGCTTGGCATATTATAAGCAATATTACTATCGGTAAAACGACTCAGAATCCACATACGACGCTGAGATGAAGACAGAATATAACTGTCTGCCTCAGGAGTTTTTGCAATGGGCAAATTATTAGTGGTTTGAGTATTAGTTTTTAAGAACTGAATAATCTGCAATTTCTTCTCTTTAATTTCTTTTAAAAGTGAATCCGGAATCTGCTGATCAAACTTTATTTTCAGATCTTCATTTTCTAATGAAATGTAAATTTTATTCTCCCTTAGTTTACTTAATAATTCTTTCATAATAGTATAATTTCATATTTTAAACTAACACCTGTTCAAACAGTTTTTTATAGTGGTATTAGGTTCTTGGTTTTATTAAAAAGCAGTAAAAAATTTATGTTTAATTGTTTGGTAAGTTTTATATGGTCAATTCGTTTTCAGTAACTACATCGGTTGTCAGCCATCTTTTCTCGACGATTAAATTAGCGACACCTTCAATTGTTTTATTTAAGAAAAAATCACTGATAGAAACTTCTATATTAAATTCTATAATGATCTTTTTTATGGCAACCATTGCATTCAGACTATGTCCGCCTAACTCAAAGAAATTATCCGTTACTCCTATTTTCTCTACTCCTAAAACTTCCTGCCAAATGGCAACCAGTTTTTCTTCTATTTCATTACTCGGTGCGATATATTCTTTTCTTACTAAATCATCTCCCGAAATACCTGGTAAAGCTTTCCTATCTAATTTTCCATTTCTGGTTAGTGGTAACTCTTCTAATGCGATATAAAAACTTGGGATCATATAGTCCGGCAATCTACTTTGTAAAAAACTTCGCAACTTCGATTTATCTATTGCTGTCGCAGATACAAAATAGGCCGCCAATACTTTTTTATTGTTTTCTTCTTTTACCTCAACAACGACTTGCTTTAATTCAGTTGAGTACTCTAAAATTGCATTCTCAATCTCGCTTAGCTCTACTCTGTAACCTCTAATTTTTATTTGCTGGTCATTCCTTCCAAAAAATTCAATATTTCCATCAGGCAACCAACGACCTAAATCTCCGGTACTATACATTCGCTCTCCTTGTATGAAAGGATTTTGTATAAATTTTTCTTTAGTAAGTTCGGGTTGATTTAAATAACCTCTGGCTACTCCGGCTCCGGATACATATATTTTTCCAATAACCCCTGTAGGAACCAGGTTTAAGGCCTCATCAAGGATATAAGCATTAGAATTAGGTATAGGACTGCCAATAGGGATATTGAAATATTTTTTATTTTTTATTTCAAAAGTTGTCGAAAATGTAGTGTTTTCAGTTGGTCCATACCCGTTTACAATTTTTATAGCCGGGTACTTTTCAAAAACTTTCTGGGTATGTGCAGGCGAAACAATATCTCCTCCTACAATCAACTGGCTGATATTTTCGAAAATATTAATTTCATTCTCCACTACCTGATTGAACCAAGAGGCTGTCATCCAGAGAGAGTTGACTTTATTATCCTGAATAACTTTCTTCAGACTTTCTAATTCCAGTAGATTCTCTTGTTTGGTCAATATTAATTTTGAACCATTCAATAAAGTCCCGAAATATTCTATAATCGTTGCATCAAAAGAAATAGACCCGGTACTTAGTAAAACTTTTTCTTCATTTAAAGGAAAAAAAGAACAAGGTTTAACCAATCTTACTACATTAATTTGCTCCACCATTACTCCTTTAGGATTACCTGTTGTACCAGAAGTGAACATTACATATGCCACATCATGTGGCTGATTGATTATTTCAATATTATCCTTAGAGTATTTTTCCTCAACTTTATTGAATTTTTCTAATGCTTCCTTATCTATGACAATTTTGCAATTAATATCTTTTTCGATATAGGCAATTCTTTCTTCAGGATAATTGATATCTATTGGCACATAAGCTCCACCAGATTTCAATATTCCCAAAATGGAAACAATTATCTTTTCGCTTCTATCCAGTTTTATTCCGATTAAATCATCTGCTTGAATAAAATAATCTGATCTTAGATAATTTGCTAATTGATTAGACTTTTCATTGAGTTCTCTATAAGTAAGTTCAACTTCTTCAAATGCTACTGCAATGTTATTTGGTGTTTTTTCAACTTGTTCTTCGAATAACTCTATTAGGGTTTTGTTCGCAGGATAATCTACAATTGTATCATTAAACGAAATCAGTAATTGATCTTTCTCTGATTTCGTTAAATAATCTATTTCTTCGATATTTGTCTCAGGTTCTTCTGATAATCCTGTAACAAGATTCTCAAAATGAACAAACATTCTCTCGATTAAATATTCATCGTAAACATCATTATTATATTCTATTGTTAAGTCTAATCCTTCAGTCTCGGCAAACATGAAGTTAATATCAAATTGAGCCGTTTTTCTTTTAAAATTATAGGCTTCAACCTGCAAATTCTTTACTTCTTCATCACTTTTTACATTACTTAATTGTGCTTGATTTTGCAATACCATCATTACATCAAATAAAGCAGAACGACTAGTGTCGCGTTTTAAATTTAGTTTCTCTACTAATTCACTAAATGGGTAAGATTGGTGTTCATAAGCACCTAATAAAATCTCTTTTTGTAATGCGATTAAATCTAAAAAACTGCTTTTTTCATTAAACTGCGTTCGTATTGCAAGTGTATTCAAATACAAACCAAACTGATTCTCTAAATCCGGATGTTCTCTTCCTGCAATTGGAGTTCCTACTATAATATCATCCTGACCGGTGTATTTATACAGTAAACTATTTATTCCCGCCATTAAAGTCATAAATAAAGTAGCATCCTGCTCTTTAGAAAATGCTTTAATCTTTTCTAAAAATGTTTTTGAAAAAGTATGTGTAAGACTGGATCCATTATAAGTTTTAAATAATGGACGTATTTTAAAACTCGGCAGATTTAATGCTGGCAATTCACCAACAAATTGTTGAATCCAATATTTCTCTGATGCCTGATTATTTTCCTGTTGAATTGCTTCGTTCAGCCAAACAGCATAATCTTTATATTGTATTCTTAGCTTAGGTAAGTTAATTTCTTTAGCCTGTGTTAATGAATTATAAGTGCTAACAACCTCTGCTATCAATAATTCTATAGACCATCCATCTCCAATGATATGATGCAGGGATAAGAAAAACACATATTCATTTTCTTTTAATTTAATTAAAGAAGCTCGTACCAATGGGGCTTGCTCTAAATCGAAAGGCTCTGCATTTTTTTTATGTAAAAGATCAATAACAGCCTCGTCCTGATTTTCTACAGAACAAAAATCTTCTTCGGTTATCGCAAACTTTACATTTTCTGTTGGGATAATATGTTGACGAACTTCACCTTGATTGTTTGTTTTGAAGTAAGTTCTTAAAATTTCATGTCGGTCAATTAATGACTTAAAGGATTCTTCTAACTTATTTTTATCTACAGCGCCTTTTAAATTTACTGCGACTGGCATATTATAAGCTAATGAACCACCTTCCATCTGACTTAATATCCATAACCTATTTTGTGAAGCTGTCAGTGGATAGGAATCCATTATTTCTGCTACGGGCAATGGCGCATATTCATTCTTTTGCAACTGTTTGCTTAAATCCTTTATTGTTGGATTTGCGAAGAATGTTTTAAAAGATACTGTTTTTTCTAATTGCTTATGTGTGCGGTTTATTACTTGGGCAACAACCAAACTATGTCCGCCCATCTCAAAGAAATTATCTGTTACTCCTATTTTCTCTACTCCCAAAACTTCCTGCCAAATAGCAACCAGAATTTTTTCTGTCTCACTCTCTGGAGCTATATATTCTTTTCTTATAATATCATTTCCTGAAATATTTGGTAAAGCTTTCCTGTCTATTTTTCCGTTAGGAGTTAATGGTAATTTTTCTAATGCTATATAAAAACCCGGGATCATATAATCCGGTAAGCTGTTTTGAAGAAAACTTCTCAATTTAGACTTATCCAGTTCTGTAGCTGATACAAAATAAGCTACCAAAACTTTCTCTTCGTTTTCGCCTTTTACTTCAACAACTACTTGTTTTAAATCTTCTGAGTATTGCAAGATTGTATTCTCGATTTCTCCCAGTTCTATTCGGTATCCACGAAGTTTAACTTGTTGGTCTTTCCTTCCTAAAAATTCAATATTTCCGTCTGGTAACCAACATCCTAAATCTCCCGTATCATACATTCGTTTTCCTTCAATGAAAGGATTGTTCATGAACTTTTCGGCAGTAAGTTCCGGTTTGTTCAAGTATCCTCTGGCTACACCTGCTCCTGACACATAAAGCTTACCGGTAACTCCTATCGAAACAGGATTTAAATAATCGTCTAATATGTATACCTGACTATTAGAAATTGGCTTGCCAATAAGAATCGATCTGTATTCTTGATTTTTAATTAAATAGGCAGTGCTGTAAGTTGTGTCTTCTGATGGACCATATAAATTTCTTACTTCTATTGGCTGTTTCTGAAGTTTTTTGACAATATCGACCGGCACAATTTCTCCTGCCATATTAATAAGGGATACATTTTTTAAATCTACCTTATTCTCCAATAATTGCCGAACAACCGAAGGAACTGTGTTTAATAAGATTTTGTCTTCCTTGCTTACATACTCTTTTATTTCAAGGGCATTCCTTAAAATCCTGATTTTCTTCCCTATTGATAAGGCATAAAAGAATTCATAAATTGATAAATCAAAACAATAGGAAGTTACGGCATACATAATTTCAAACTTTGCCGAATCAAATTCAACTGCTGACCAGTTGATTAATTCTACCGCATTTCTATGTTCTATCATCACCCCTTTTGGGTTTCCTGTAGTACCGGAGGTATAGATTATATACGCTAAATCTTCAGGTATATTGATTTTTTCTACATTCTCTTTTGAATATTTTCTTTGTGCTTTGATAAATATTTCCAGTGCCTTTTGATCGATAACTATCTTAGCATTACTGTCTTGTTCTATATAAGCGATTCTCTCTTTGGGATAATTAACATCTATGGGAACATATGCTGCTCCGGATTTCAATATCCCTAAAATAACAACCAATATCTGCTCGCTTCTTTCTAACTTGATTCCAATTAAATCATCGGGTTCGATAGTATAGTTCTCTATTAAATAATGGGCTAATCGATTGGCATTTTCGTTAAGTTCTCTATAAGTCAACTCTATATCTTCAAATACTACGGCAATTTGGTTTGGTGTTTTCTTTACTTGTTTTTCAAATAGATCCAGTAATGTTTCTTCTTTTGAAAAAGCGACATCGGTATTATTAAATTCTAACATCAATTGTTGCTTTTCTGAAGATGCCAAATAATCTGCTTCCTGAATTGCTTTTGATGGCTGCGCCAATAATTCTGTAAGTAGATTTTCAAAATGAACAAACATTCTTTCTATTAAATAATCATCATAAATATCTGTGTTGTATTCAATAGAAAGCTCTAAACCATTGGTCTCAACAAAAGTAAAACTGAGGTCAAATTGTGACATTCTTCTGGAGAAATCATAACCGCTTACTTCCAGATTCAAAAGTTCTTCGGTATTCAAATTATTTAATTGAGCCTGGTTTTGTAATATGACCAAAACATCAAATAAGGCTGAACGACTTGTATCTCTTTTTAAGTTCAATTTACCTATCAATGCATCAAATGGGTAATTTTGATGGTCATAAGCACTTAATAAGGTTTCTTTTTGCAGCGTTACTAAATCTAAAAAACTGTTTTTTTCTTTAAACTGTGTTCGTATTCCAAGTGTATTTAAATACAAACCTATCTGATTCTCTAAATCCGGATGTTCTCTTCCTGCAATTGGAGTTCCTACTATAATATCATCCTGACCTGTATATCGATGCAACAAGGCATTTATTCCTGCCATTAAAGTCATGAATAATGTAACGTCTTGTTCTTTAGAAAATGTTTTAATTTTTTCTAAAAATTCAATTGAAAAATGGTGCGTCAGATTATGCCCTTTATACGTTTGTACTAAAGGTCGTTTTTTAAAACTCGGTAATTCCAATACAGGTAAATCACCTTTGAACTGATCTAACCAATATTGCTCTGAGACTTGTTGTTCTTCTTGCTGAATAACTCCATTTAACCAAACAGCATAGTCTTTGTATTGTATTCTTAATTTAGGCAGATGAATTTCTTTACCTTGTGTTAATGAATTATAAGTACTAACAACCTCTGCTATCAATAATTCTATTGACCATCCATCTCCAATGATATGATGCAGGGATAAGAAAAACACATATTCGTCTTCTTTTAACTTAATTAAAGAAGCTCTTACCAATGGAGCTTGCTCTAAATCGAATGGTTCTGCATTTTTTTCGTGCAAAAAATCAATGACAGCCTCATCCTGATTTTCTACAGAACAAAAATCTTCTTCGGTTATCGCAAACTTTACATTTTCTGTTGGAATAATATGTTGACGAACTTCACCTTGATTGTTTGTTTTGAAGTAAGTTCTTAAAATTTCATGTCGGTCAATTAATGACTTAAAGGATTCTTCTAACTTATTTTTATCTACAGCTCCTTTTAAATTTACTGCTGCTGGCATATTATAGGCTAATGAACCTCCTTCCATCTGACTTAATATCCATAACCTGTTTTGTGAAGCAGTCAATGGATAAGAATCCATTATTTCTGCAACAGGTAATGGTGTATATTCATTCTTTTGCAACTGTTTACTTAAATCCTTTATCGTAGGATTTGCGAAGAATGTTTTAAAAGATACTGTTTTTTCTAACTGCTTATGAGTACGGTTTATTACCTGGGCAACAACCAAACTATGTCCGCCCAACTCAAAGAAATTATCTGTTACGCCTATTTTCTCCACTCCCAAAACTTCCTGCCAAATAGCAACCAGAATTTTTTCTGTCTTACTCTCCGGAGCTATATATTCTTTTCTTATAATATCATTTCCTGAAATATTTGGTAAAGCTTTCCTGTCTATTTTTCCGTTAGGAGTTAATGGTAATTTTTCTAATGCTATATAAAAACCCGGGATCATATAGTCCGGTAAGCTGTTTTGAAGAAAACTTCTCAATTTAGACTTATCCAGTTCTGTAGCTGACACAAAATAAGCAACCAAAACTTTCTCTTCGTTTTCGCCTTTTACTTCAACAACTACTTGTTTTAAATCCTCTGAATACTGCAACATTGCATTCTCGATTTCTCCCAGTTCTATTCGGTATCCTCGAAGTTTAACTTGTTGGTCTTTCCTTCCTAAAAATTCAATATTTCCGTCTGGCAGCCAACATCCCAAATCTCCTGTATCATACATTCGTTTTCCTTCAACGAAAGGATTGTTCATGAATTTTTCGGCAGTAAGTTCCGGCTTGTTCAAATATCCTCTGGCTACACCTGCTCCTGATACATATAACTTACCGGTAACTCCTATCGAAACAGGATTTAAATAATCGTCTAATATATATATCTGACTGTTTGAAATTGGCCTACCAATGGGAATCATAGATTTACCAAAATTCTCTTTGGTAACTTTATAAATAGAAGCGCAAACTGCACACTCGGTTGGACCATATGCATTATAATAATCAATTCCAGATTCTACAATAGCTTGTGCGTGGGTAGGGTTCGCAGATTCTCCAGCAGTTATAATGCATCGCAATCCAGAGATATCATCTTCAGACAACAATCCTAAATAACTTGGCGGAAAAGTAATTACAGATGCCTGAGTTTCTTTTAAAAATTTTACAAATCTATCTTTGTCTTTAATTATTTCTTCGGTCGGAATACATAATGAAGCTCCGCTATACAAGCTCATCATAATCTCGGATATAGATGCATCAAAAGCTACAGAAGCAAACCATACAATCTTATCAGTATTATTGACTCTGAAAAAATTAATCTGATCCAAAGACATGTTTATATTACTGCTATGCTCAACCATTACTCCTTTTGGTTGTCCTGTAGAGCCCGAAGTATAAATTACATACGCCAG
This region of uncultured Flavobacterium sp. genomic DNA includes:
- a CDS encoding non-ribosomal peptide synthetase produces the protein MNSELNNINIVSKYWKRKILNREVVQELPHKQYSLPSVIIYKNDIKYFNKLTSKNPIAQYTVINAIFSFLLKKMINDFDGYIVSDHKEQHNPLLFSFPVDLEMSFKEYLQNIKNEVIETLKYSDYINSSILKKTRVSEISILSNYCIKVNSEIKSDCKGILIDIQIKENEDIEIKTSYLEGFVSKVLIEFINQCFVNFIIDLENNLAATLSNFSFLSEKEKSKILVDFNNTNTNYPKDKSIVDLFEEQVMKTPDNVAVVFGKSKLTFAQLNEKSNQLSNYIFSKHAVNKGDIIGVFLPKSDLGIISLLAVLKLGAVYLPIDTNYPQERIDYIIKDSNLKLLISADYELKIANCDILNIESIRFEDYSSENSSTNISPKDLAYVIYTSGSTGQPKGVMVEHSSNINMSLDQINFFRVNNTDKIVWFASVAFDASISEIMMSLYSGASLCIPTEEIIKDKDRFVKFLKETQASVITFPPSYLGLLSEDDISGLRCIITAGESANPTHAQAIVESGIDYYNAYGPTECAVCASIYKVTKENFGKSMIPIGRPISNSQIYILDDYLNPVSIGVTGKLYVSGAGVARGYLNKPELTAEKFMNNPFVEGKRMYDTGDLGCWLPDGNIEFLGRKDQQVKLRGYRIELGEIENAMLQYSEDLKQVVVEVKGENEEKVLVAYFVSATELDKSKLRSFLQNSLPDYMIPGFYIALEKLPLTPNGKIDRKALPNISGNDIIRKEYIAPESKTEKILVAIWQEVLGVEKIGVTDNFFELGGHSLVVAQVINRTHKQLEKTVSFKTFFANPTIKDLSKQLQKNEYTPLPVAEIMDSYPLTASQNRLWILSQMEGGSLAYNMPAAVNLKGAVDKNKLEESFKSLIDRHEILRTYFKTNNQGEVRQHIIPTENVKFAITEEDFCSVENQDEAVIDFLHEKNAEPFDLEQAPLVRASLIKLKEDEYVFFLSLHHIIGDGWSIELLIAEVVSTYNSLTQGKEIHLPKLRIQYKDYAVWLNGVIQQEEQQVSEQYWLDQFKGDLPVLELPSFKKRPLVQTYKGHNLTHHFSIEFLEKIKTFSKEQDVTLFMTLMAGINALLHRYTGQDDIIVGTPIAGREHPDLENQIGLYLNTLGIRTQFKEKNSFLDLVTLQKETLLSAYDHQNYPFDALIGKLNLKRDTSRSALFDVLVILQNQAQLNNLNTEELLNLEVSGYDFSRRMSQFDLSFTFVETNGLELSIEYNTDIYDDYLIERMFVHFENLLTELLAQPSKAIQEADYLASSEKQQLMLEFNNTDVAFSKEETLLDLFEKQVKKTPNQIAVVFEDIELTYRELNENANRLAHYLIENYTIEPDDLIGIKLERSEQILVVILGILKSGAAYVPIDVNYPKERIAYIEQDSNAKIVIDQKALEIFIKAQRKYSKENVEKINIPEDLAYIIYTSGTTGNPKGVMIEHRNAVELINWSAVEFDSAKFEIMYAVTSYCFDLSIYEFFYALSIGKKIRILRNALEIKEYVSKEDKILLNTVPSVVRQLLENKVDLKNVSLINMAGEIVPVDIVKKLQKQPIEVRNLYGPSEDTTYSTAYLIKNQEYRSILIGKPISNSQVYILDDYLNPVSIGVTGKLYVSGAGVARGYLNKPELTAEKFMNNPFIEGKRMYDTGDLGCWLPDGNIEFLGRKDQQVKLRGYRIELGEIENTILQYSEDLKQVVVEVKGENEEKVLVAYFVSATELDKSKLRSFLQNSLPDYMIPGFYIALEKLPLTPNGKIDRKALPNISGNDIIRKEYIAPESETEKILVAIWQEVLGVEKIGVTDNFFEMGGHSLVVAQVINRTHKQLEKTVSFKTFFANPTIKDLSKQLQKNEYAPLPVAEIMDSYPLTASQNRLWILSQMEGGSLAYNMPVAVNLKGAVDKNKLEESFKSLIDRHEILRTYFKTNNQGEVRQHIIPTENVKFAITEEDFCSVENQDEAVIDLLHKKNAEPFDLEQAPLVRASLIKLKENEYVFFLSLHHIIGDGWSIELLIAEVVSTYNSLTQAKEINLPKLRIQYKDYAVWLNEAIQQENNQASEKYWIQQFVGELPALNLPSFKIRPLFKTYNGSSLTHTFSKTFLEKIKAFSKEQDATLFMTLMAGINSLLYKYTGQDDIIVGTPIAGREHPDLENQFGLYLNTLAIRTQFNEKSSFLDLIALQKEILLGAYEHQSYPFSELVEKLNLKRDTSRSALFDVMMVLQNQAQLSNVKSDEEVKNLQVEAYNFKRKTAQFDINFMFAETEGLDLTIEYNNDVYDEYLIERMFVHFENLVTGLSEEPETNIEEIDYLTKSEKDQLLISFNDTIVDYPANKTLIELFEEQVEKTPNNIAVAFEEVELTYRELNEKSNQLANYLRSDYFIQADDLIGIKLDRSEKIIVSILGILKSGGAYVPIDINYPEERIAYIEKDINCKIVIDKEALEKFNKVEEKYSKDNIEIINQPHDVAYVMFTSGTTGNPKGVMVEQINVVRLVKPCSFFPLNEEKVLLSTGSISFDATIIEYFGTLLNGSKLILTKQENLLELESLKKVIQDNKVNSLWMTASWFNQVVENEINIFENISQLIVGGDIVSPAHTQKVFEKYPAIKIVNGYGPTENTTFSTTFEIKNKKYFNIPIGSPIPNSNAYILDEALNLVPTGVIGKIYVSGAGVARGYLNQPELTKEKFIQNPFIQGERMYSTGDLGRWLPDGNIEFFGRNDQQIKIRGYRVELSEIENAILEYSTELKQVVVEVKEENNKKVLAAYFVSATAIDKSKLRSFLQSRLPDYMIPSFYIALEELPLTRNGKLDRKALPGISGDDLVRKEYIAPSNEIEEKLVAIWQEVLGVEKIGVTDNFFELGGHSLNAMVAIKKIIIEFNIEVSISDFFLNKTIEGVANLIVEKRWLTTDVVTENELTI